A window of Panicum virgatum strain AP13 chromosome 8K, P.virgatum_v5, whole genome shotgun sequence contains these coding sequences:
- the LOC120645935 gene encoding uncharacterized protein LOC120645935 has translation MAAGSSSNAGGDAGMNLMGFISHIPTLKGDNYGEWIKKVDLAFVCGEVDEIITTPKPTEPPTPVRGDSDTDAEWQKKQRDYAPLQMAYDLEKTKWNNANKKCVAVIKNTIDPNILGSIGECDSAAEYLAKIKNQFTGSSKTYATQIIEQLITKRYYGNAGTIRDHIMGIRLKASTIVVSVAMNFLLDIL, from the exons ATGGCCGCCGGATCGAGCTCAAACGctggtggtgatg cggggatgaacttgatgggattcatcagtcacatcccgactctaaaaggagacaactatggcgaatggatcaagaaggttgatcttgctttcgtctgtggagaAGTGGATGAGATTATCACCACTCCAAAACCCACTGAGCCACCGACTCCAGTGAGAGGAGATtctgacactgatgctgagtggcagaaaaaacaaagggactatgctcccttacagatggcttatgatctcgaaaagacaaagtggaataacgccaacaagaaatgtgtggcagttataaagaacacaattgatcctaacattttgggttcaattggagagtgtgattcagctGCTGAGTATCTTGCAAAGATAAAGaatcagtttactggttcttcaaagacttatgctacacagatcatagagcagttgATCACAAAGAGATACTATGGTAATGCCGGTACAataagagatcatatcatggggat ACGCTTGAAGGCTTCTACTATTGTTGTCAGTGTTGCCATGAACTTCCTTCTTGACATCCTTTAA
- the LOC120645134 gene encoding laccase-15-like, whose protein sequence is MASMEGRRRGLPNAAVTAMVLAIAIVFFFSAAAPLASAASVEHTFVVSQTKMTRLCKETLVTVVNGQLPGPTIEVREGDSVTVHVVNRSPYNITIHWHGVKQVRNCWADGVPMVTQCPIMPNKNFTYWFNVVGQEGTLWWHSHVPGLRATLHGAFIIRPRHGAASYPFPKPHREIPVIIGDWWEKDPAEVARNMTKSIFSSYASASTVNGLVGDLFNCSGVAKEGYVLDVEPGKTYLLRIINAGLFSEFYLKIAGHKFTVVAADANYVRPFTTEVIAIAPGETVDALLIADAHPGRYYMVGLPNQAPLPDTQTPEYATRGMVQYMVSQGPCSGTEVGCRGPSADVPIVPKMPDIHDTVTSFYFHSNLTSLQHHAHLLVQQRVDQRMFVVLGLGTICKQGHKFCKRGDSDEDILVATMNNVSFLPPTSKSLLEAHYYHTGRHGMTQDLPKMPPKLYNFTDEALIPFGPKEMRLEPTYKATLVRRFQQGAVVEIVFQSTAMLQGDSNPMHLHGHDMVVLAQGLGSYDPVKDGARYNYVNPPVKNTVLVPNLGWIAIRFVANNPGVWFMHCHYEFHLSMGMAAVFIVEDGPTMDTSLPPPPVNFPTCGHDIDLMPKDFYLHTKKSET, encoded by the exons ATGGCGAGCATGGAGGGCCGGAGGCGGGGCCTCCCCAACGCAGCCGTGACCGCCATGGTGCTGGCCATCGCCATTGTTTTCTTCTTCTCAGCCGCCGCACCACTGGCATCCGCGGCATCCGTCGAGCACACATTCGTC GTGAGCCAGACAAAGATGACGCGCCTGTGCAAGGAGACACTGGTCACTGTGGTGAATGGGCAGCTCCCAGGGCCGACGATTGAGGTCAGAGAAGGCGACTCGGTGACCGTTCATGTCGTCAACAGGTCACCGTACAACATTACGATCCACTG GCACGGAGTGAAGCAGGTTCGGAACTGTTGGGCTGATGGGGTGCCGATGGTCACCCAATGCCCTATCATGCCGAACAAAAATTTCACCTACTGGTTCAATGTTGTCGGGCAGGAAGGCACGCTATGGTGGCATTCTCACGTCCCTGGCCTACGGGCAACTCTCCATGGCGCATTCATCATCCGGCCAAGGCATGGCGCCGCGTCGTATCCATTTCCTAAGCCTCATAGGGAGATCCCAGTCATTATAG GGGACTGGTGGGAGAAAGACCCTGCTGAGGTGGCCAGGAACATGACCAAGAGCATCTTTTCGTCATATGCCAGTGCCTCCACAGTCAATGGCTTGGTAGGAGATCTGTTCAATTGCTCCG GTGTCGCTAAAGAAGGCTACGTTCTGGACGTGGAGCCTGGCAAGACCTACCTGCTGCGAATCATCAATGCTGGGCTCTTCTCTGAGTTCTATCTAAAGATCGCTGGGCACAAGTTCACTGTGGTTGCTGCCGATGCTAACTATGTCAGGCCCTTCACCACAGAGGTCATCGCAATCGCACCTGGCGAGACAGTGGATGCTCTGTTGATTGCTGATGCACACCCTGGAAGGTACTACATGGTCGGCCTGCCAAATCAGGCACCATTGCCTGACACCCAGACTCCGGAGTATGCCACAAGGGGGATGGTGCAGTATATGGTGAGCCAAGGCCCCTGCAGTGGCACAGAAGTAGGATGTCGGGGTCCTTCAGCTGATGTGCCGATAGTGCCTAAGATGCCTGATATACATGACACAGTTACATCCTTCTACTTCCATAGCAACCTGACCAGCCTGCAGCACCATGCGCACCTTCTGGTCCAACAAAGAGTCGATCAGCGCATGTTCGTTGTGCTTGGCCTTGGCACCATCTGCAAGCAAGGCCACAAGTTCTGTAAGAGAGGCGACAGTGACGAGGACATCCTAGTGGCTACCATGAACAATGTCTCCTTCCTGCCCCCGACGTCGAAATCACTACTAGAAGCACACTACTATCACACCGGCCGCCATGGCATGACGCAAGACCTTCCAAAGATGCCACCAAAATTATACAATTTCACTGATGAAGCCTTAATCCCATTTGGACCCAAGGAGATGCGACTAGAGCCGACCTACAAGGCGACGTTGGTCCGGCGGTTCCAACAAGGTGCCGTGGTGGAGATAGTCTTCCAGAGCACTGCAATGCTACAGGGTGACTCCAATCCAATGCACCTACACGGGCACGACATGGTTGTGCTTGCGCAAGGGCTTGGCAGTTATGATCCGGTGAAGGATGGGGCCAGGTACAACTACGTGAATCCACCAGTGAAGAACACTGTGCTCGTTCCAAATCTTGGGTGGATTGCCATACGATTCGTTGCCAATAATCCAG GTGTATGGTTCATGCATTGTCATTACGAATTTCATTTGTCAATGGGCATGGCGGCTGTGTTCATTGTAGAGGATGGGCCAACAATGGATACATCTCTGCCTCCGCCACCCGTGAATTTTCCTACTTGTGGCCATGACATTGATCTCATGCCAAAGGATTTCTACCTCCATACTAAGAAAAGTGAAACCTAG